GCCCGAGGCGTCGATCATGCCGATGTGGTCGTACCCGTCGCACCCGTAGATGCCGCCGGACCCTCCTTTCATGCCCATGAAGAAGATGTCCACGAACGGCTCGCCGCCCTTGCGGGGATCGCTGCCGGTGGACAAGCTGCACAGCAGCTCGTTCCACTCGGCCGTGACCCGCTCGGGGATCACCGGGCCCAGGGCCCGCATGATGGCGTCGGCGTTGTTGGGGCACAGGTGGTTCCCGTAGGTGGTGGCCGCGGGGTAGGCCGCGTTCAGGATCGTGCCGCCCGGGATCGTGATCTGGATCGGCCGGACCATGCCCTCGTTGTGGGGCATGTTGGGGTTCACCATCTGCAGGAACGTCAGGATCGTGGCCGAGGCGCTCGAGGTGAACGTGCCGTTCACGAACCCGGGGGTCTGGGGGTCGGTTCCGGTGTAGTCGAAGTGGATCTCCCCGTCCTTGACCGTGATCGTGACCCGGATCGTGTACTCGGACCCGGGGTTCTTCCCGTCGTAGTAGGCCGTGGCCTCGCCCCGGTACACGCCGTCGGGGATGGTGCGGATCTCCTGGCGCATCATCTGCTCGGTGGCGTCGAACAGGTACTCCTTGTGGGCCTCGAACACCTCGCGGCCGTACCGCTCCAGGATCTTCAAAACCCCCCGCTCGCCCACCACGCACGAGCCGATCTCGGCCCGCATGTCCTCCTCGACGATGTCGAGCCGGATGTTGGCGAAAATGAGGTCCCACACGTCCTTTCGCAGCTTGCCCCGCTCGATCACCTTGACCGGCGGGATCCGCAGGGCCTCCTGCCACACCTCGGTGGCCTGGGGGTTGTACCCGCCCTGCACGGCGCCGCCGATGTCGGCCTGGTGGCCCTTGCACGCGGCCCACGCCACCAGCTCGCCCTCGAAGAAGATGGGCTTGTACACGGCCACGTCGTTGTTCTGGTTGCCCATGCTGAACACGTCGTTGTGGAAGATGACGTCGCCCGGATGGATGTCGTCGCCGAAGTACTCGATGATGTACTTGCACACCGGCGCCAGGCTGAAGGCCAGGATGGGCAGGTTCTCGGTCTGCTCCAGCATGTTGCCCTTGGCGTCGTACAGCCCGGTGACGAAGTCCTTGGCCTCGCACAGGATCGGACTCCGGGTGGTCCGGGTCATCGCGATGCTCATCTCTTCCGTGATGCTCTTCAGGCGCCGCTGCAGGATCGACACCAGCACCTTGTCGATTCGGATCTCGCTCATCCCAGAACCCTCCGGAGGATCTCGTCTTCCCGTTCCTTGAGGTACAGGGTGTAGGTGCCCAGGGGGTCCACCACCACCGAGAACTCGGGGGTCACGAAGGTGGTGGTGTTCACCTGCTCGATGATGGCCGGGCCGGCGATGCGGTTGCCGTGCCGCAGCTTCATGCCGTCGTACACCGGTACGTCGGCGAACCGCTTTTCCCGGGGCAGGTACGCCGACCGGCTGCGTTTGAACGCGGGGGACGGGTCCTCCCCGGCCAGGGGCTCGGGGGCCAGCCGGGGCTTGTCGGTGCGGCCCACGGTGGTGACGCGCACGTTGATCAGCTCCACCGGGGTGCCCTTCTCGGCCAGGTTGTACCCGTACAGGGCGTCGTGCTGGGGGTGGAACCGCGCCGCGAACGCCTCGGGGTCGGCGGCCAACGCCTCGTCCCACGGCACCTCCACGCTCACCTCGTGGTACTGGCGCACGTAGCGCAGGTCCAGCACCACGTGGGTCTCCACCCGGTCCTCGGGGATGCCCTCCGCGGCGAGCTGCCGGACTCCCTCGTCGCGCATCTCCCGGCACAGGGCCCGGAACCGGTCGCGGTCGAACTCGTCGAGCCGGGCGGGGTAGCTGCGCACGAAGTCGTGCTTGAGGTCCGAGCGCAGCATGCCGGCCGCGCAGAAGATCGAGCTCTCCCGGGGCACCAGGATCACCGGGATCCCCAACTCCAGGGCGATCATGCAGGCGTGGTTGGGCCCGGCCCCGCCGGCCGTGACCAGGGGGAAGTCGCGCGGGTCGTACCCGTTGTTCACCGCGATCTCCCGTACGGCCGCGGCCATGCTCACGTTGATCACGTCGTACATGCCCGCGGCCGCCTCCTCCACCGTGTACCCCAGCTTCCGGGCCACGTGCTCGTCGATGGCCCGCCGGGCCGCCTCCAGGTCCAGGGGCATCCGCCCCCCGGCGAAGAACGCCGGATCCAGATAGCCCAGCACCAGGTCCGCGTCGGTACAGGTGGGAAGCTCCCCCCCCCGGCCGTAACACGCAGGCCCCGGGTCGGCGCCGGCGCTCTGGGGCCCCATCCGCAGCAGCCCCCCCTCGTCGATCCAGCCGATGGACCCGCCGCCCGCCCCGATGGTCACCACGTTGAGCATGGGCAGGCTGATCCGAAGCCGGTTGATCGAGCCCTCGGTGGTGGTCAGGGGCTTGCCGTCCTTGACCAGGGCCACGTCGAAGCTGGTGCCGCCCATGTCGCAGGTGATGCAGTCCTCGTACCCCTGGCCCCGGACGAAAGCGAGCCCGGCCACCGGCCCGCCCGCCGGGCCGGAGAGCAGCGTGGTGGCGGGCTTGTCCATGGCCGCCTCGGGGGAGATCACCCCGCCGTTCGACGCCATGATCAGGAGGATGCCCTGGTACCTAAGGCCCTCCAGCTTGCGGATCAGGCTTTGGAGATACCGGGTGAGCACCGGGCCCACGTAGGCGTTCAGCGCCGTGGTGGAGACCCGGTCGTAGAACCGGATCGCCGGGACCACCTCGGTGGACACCGACAGGAACGCCCCGGGCAGCTCGTCGCGCACGATCTCGGCCGCGCGCCGCTCGTGGGCCGGGTTGGCGAACGCGTTCATGAAGCAGATCGCCACCGCCTCGACCCCCTCGTTGCGGAACTCGGCCAGGGCGGCCCGCACCGACCCCTCGTCCAGGGGCTCGACCACGTCCCCCTTGTAGTCCACCCGCTCGGCCACCGGCAGCCGCAGGTACCGCTCCACCACGGGCCGGGCGTTGGGGAAGCGGTTGTTGTACTGCTCCTCCCGGATGCCCCGGCGCATCTCCAGGGCGTCCCGGAACCCCTTGGTGGTGAGGAGCCCGGTCTTGGCCCCGGTGTAGGTGAGGGTGGCGTTGGTGGTGACCGTGGTGCCGTGGACGATGGTGCTCACCTGGCCCAGGAACTCCTCGGTCGTGAGCCCCCGGTCCCGGGCCATCTCCTCGATCCCCTGGATCGTGGCGATGGACGGGTCCTTGGGCGTGGACAGCACCTTGTAGATGTGGCTGGTCCCGTCCTCCTCGGTGAGCAGGAAGTCGGTGAACGTCCCTCCCACGTCGATCCCGATCTTGTACGTCATGAGAAAAGCTCCTTGACGGCTGGACAGCCGGAAGGCCGTAGCGGTTCGTCGGCCGGGAACGATCAACGATTCACGATTTACGATTCACGGCCCCTTCAAAAGATCCTCGGCTCCTGGAAGGTGCCGAACACCTCGCGGAACACGTCGGCCATCTCGCCCACGGTGCAGTAGGCCCGGCAGCACTCCACCAGGGCGGGCATCACGTTCTCGCCCGACCGGGCCACCCGCTCCAGCTCCCGGAGGCTCTGGAGCACCGGATCGGCCGGCCGGGAGCGCTTGAGCTCCTTGAGCTCCCGGATCTTCTCCTCGGCCCAGGCCTCGTTGTACTCGTGGAGCTCGACCTCCTGCTCCTCCTCGGTGGCGTACTTGTTCACCCCCACCTTCACGATCTCGCCGCGCTCCAGGGCGCGCTCGAACTCGTAGGCCTGGCGGGCCAGCTTGCGGTGCACGTAGCCGTTGCTCACGCACTCCACGATCCCGCCCTTGGACTCGATCTCCTCCATCTCCTCCCAGATCTTCTCCTCCATCTGCTTGGTGAGGGTCTCGACGAAGTACGATCCGGCCAGGGGGTCCACCGTGTCGCGCAGCCCCACCTCCTCCATCAGGATCTGGCAGGTCCGGAGGCTCAGCAGTGCGGCCCGGGGCGTGGGGATGGTGAACGCCTCGTCGAACGAGCACAGGGCCGTGGTCTGGGCCCCCGACAGGGCGGCGGCGAGGGCGTAGTAGGCGCCCCGGATGATGTTGTTCTCGGGCTCGGCCTTGGTGAGCCCCGACCCGCCGCCGGCGAACAGGCCCCGCAGCCACAGGTTCCGGGGGTTCTTGACCTTGTACTTCTCCTTCAGGTTCGTGGCCCACACCTTCCGCCCCGCCCGGAACTTTGCGACCTGCTCCCAGAGGTTGCCGAAGATGTTGAAGTTGAAGCTGAACCGGCCCACGAACTCGTCGGGCTCGTACCCCCGCCGCACCACCTCGTCGATGTAGGCGTTGGCGATCAGGAAGGCGTAGGCCATCTCCTGGGCCGGGGTGGCTCCCGACTCCCGGATGTGGTAGCCGCACACGCTCACCGGGTTGGTGCGGGGCATCGCCTTGATCGAGTACTCGATGGTGTCCCCGATCAGCCGGATCGCCGGCTCCAGGGGGTAGATCCAGGCGCCCCGGCCGATCACCTCCTTGAGGATGTCGTTCTGGGGGGTGGCCGAGATCTTGGTGCGGTCGAACCCCAGCTTCTCGCCCACCGCCTGGTACATGGCCAGCATCACCGAGGCCACGGCGTTGATCGTGAGCCCCGCGCCCACCCGGTGCAGGTCGATGCCGTCGAAGGCGATCTCGAAGTCCCGCAGGCTGTCCACGGCCATGCCCACCCGGCCCACCTCGCCCTCGGCCATGGGGTGATCCGAGTCGAGGCCCATCTGGGTGGGCAGATCGAAGGCCACGTTCAGGCCCGTCTGGCCGTGGGAGATCATCAGCTTGAACCGCTCGTTGGTCTCCCTGGGCGTGCCGAACCCCGTGTACTGGCGGGTCGTCCACTCGCGGGTCCGGTACCCCTGGGGGAAGATGTTCCGGGTGAACGGGAACTGCCCGGGCTCCCCCAGGTCCTTCTGGTAGTCGAACCCGATCGCCTCCAGGTCCTCGGGCCCGTACTTGGGCTTCACGTGGATCCCGGAGGGCAGGATCACGTCCAGGATCACGTCCTTTTCGTCTCGGATGTACTTCGCAACGTCCATGGGGCCTCCGTTTGGTAGGCTGGAAAGCTGGAAGGCTGGAAGGCTAGGAAGCCCTTTGTCTCCGGCCTGCTGCCGGACCTTCACATGTGGCGGCTGGTGTCATGCTCAGCAAGTTCGTGCATTCCCCGAGGGGGTGGGGCTAGGGGCCCCTCCTTCGCTGAACGGCCTCGCAGGGGCCGCCTCGGCGCGGTCCGCTGCGGCGCGTGAGAGCACGCGCCGCGGCCGCTCCCCTGGCGCCGGGCGGCCCTGGCTGCTCGGCCGTCGCGCTTCGTCGGAGCCCCCAGCCCCCCTGGGAACCCCGCGAAATTTCCGAAACACCACACTACGCACCGCACCGCTCCTGGATGAACCGCACGGTCTCGTCCAGGGGGGTGCCCCCGGGGAAGATGCCCTCCACTCCCAGCGCCCGAAGGGCTTCGAAGTCCTTCTTGGGGATCACGCCTCCCACGATCACCACCTTGTCCTGAGCGCCCTTCTCCTTGAGCAGAGCGGTCAGCTTGCGGCAGATCGGCAGGTGGCCGCCGGTCATGACGGACAGCCCGATCACGTCCACGTCCTCCTGGATGGCGGTCTGCACGATCGCCTCCACGCTTTGGT
This is a stretch of genomic DNA from Deferrisoma camini S3R1. It encodes these proteins:
- a CDS encoding hydantoinase B/oxoprolinase family protein — its product is MSEIRIDKVLVSILQRRLKSITEEMSIAMTRTTRSPILCEAKDFVTGLYDAKGNMLEQTENLPILAFSLAPVCKYIIEYFGDDIHPGDVIFHNDVFSMGNQNNDVAVYKPIFFEGELVAWAACKGHQADIGGAVQGGYNPQATEVWQEALRIPPVKVIERGKLRKDVWDLIFANIRLDIVEEDMRAEIGSCVVGERGVLKILERYGREVFEAHKEYLFDATEQMMRQEIRTIPDGVYRGEATAYYDGKNPGSEYTIRVTITVKDGEIHFDYTGTDPQTPGFVNGTFTSSASATILTFLQMVNPNMPHNEGMVRPIQITIPGGTILNAAYPAATTYGNHLCPNNADAIMRALGPVIPERVTAEWNELLCSLSTGSDPRKGGEPFVDIFFMGMKGGSGGIYGCDGYDHIGMIDASGGVLDQDYEMFEQQTPHRLVRHEYWCDSAGAGRWRGGLGVETEFVMGGENVKVVTFGDGDVEPARGAVGGKDGTLNVIKLRYPDGRWYTCTSKDLVENVPAGTVYFQQAGGGGGWGDPRERDPAKVLRDVRNGVVSLEKAREDYGVAIDPATWTVDEAETERLRSGEAETRD
- a CDS encoding acyl-CoA mutase large subunit family protein translates to MDVAKYIRDEKDVILDVILPSGIHVKPKYGPEDLEAIGFDYQKDLGEPGQFPFTRNIFPQGYRTREWTTRQYTGFGTPRETNERFKLMISHGQTGLNVAFDLPTQMGLDSDHPMAEGEVGRVGMAVDSLRDFEIAFDGIDLHRVGAGLTINAVASVMLAMYQAVGEKLGFDRTKISATPQNDILKEVIGRGAWIYPLEPAIRLIGDTIEYSIKAMPRTNPVSVCGYHIRESGATPAQEMAYAFLIANAYIDEVVRRGYEPDEFVGRFSFNFNIFGNLWEQVAKFRAGRKVWATNLKEKYKVKNPRNLWLRGLFAGGGSGLTKAEPENNIIRGAYYALAAALSGAQTTALCSFDEAFTIPTPRAALLSLRTCQILMEEVGLRDTVDPLAGSYFVETLTKQMEEKIWEEMEEIESKGGIVECVSNGYVHRKLARQAYEFERALERGEIVKVGVNKYATEEEQEVELHEYNEAWAEEKIRELKELKRSRPADPVLQSLRELERVARSGENVMPALVECCRAYCTVGEMADVFREVFGTFQEPRIF
- a CDS encoding hydantoinase/oxoprolinase family protein, whose amino-acid sequence is MTYKIGIDVGGTFTDFLLTEEDGTSHIYKVLSTPKDPSIATIQGIEEMARDRGLTTEEFLGQVSTIVHGTTVTTNATLTYTGAKTGLLTTKGFRDALEMRRGIREEQYNNRFPNARPVVERYLRLPVAERVDYKGDVVEPLDEGSVRAALAEFRNEGVEAVAICFMNAFANPAHERRAAEIVRDELPGAFLSVSTEVVPAIRFYDRVSTTALNAYVGPVLTRYLQSLIRKLEGLRYQGILLIMASNGGVISPEAAMDKPATTLLSGPAGGPVAGLAFVRGQGYEDCITCDMGGTSFDVALVKDGKPLTTTEGSINRLRISLPMLNVVTIGAGGGSIGWIDEGGLLRMGPQSAGADPGPACYGRGGELPTCTDADLVLGYLDPAFFAGGRMPLDLEAARRAIDEHVARKLGYTVEEAAAGMYDVINVSMAAAVREIAVNNGYDPRDFPLVTAGGAGPNHACMIALELGIPVILVPRESSIFCAAGMLRSDLKHDFVRSYPARLDEFDRDRFRALCREMRDEGVRQLAAEGIPEDRVETHVVLDLRYVRQYHEVSVEVPWDEALAADPEAFAARFHPQHDALYGYNLAEKGTPVELINVRVTTVGRTDKPRLAPEPLAGEDPSPAFKRSRSAYLPREKRFADVPVYDGMKLRHGNRIAGPAIIEQVNTTTFVTPEFSVVVDPLGTYTLYLKEREDEILRRVLG
- a CDS encoding cobalamin B12-binding domain-containing protein, which translates into the protein MARKIKVLVAKPGLDGHDRGAKVVAHALQEAGMEVIYTGLHQSVEAIVQTAIQEDVDVIGLSVMTGGHLPICRKLTALLKEKGAQDKVVIVGGVIPKKDFEALRALGVEGIFPGGTPLDETVRFIQERCGA